The window ATGGCTCAGAGGTGGGATTCCTGCCTAAAATCCCTCAGTAAGGGGCTGGGGTCTTGTTTGGAGGGGGAGCCCTGCCTAGTATCCCCACAAGAGAGAGCTGGGGCATGGTCAGAGATAGAAAGCCTGCCCAGTCTCACTCAGTAAGGTCCCAGATTCCATTCccaccaccaaaaaaataaaaactgcagaGCAGAAATGCAGATGCATGTTATCCGAGCCTCAAGGACGTGGGGGCTACACACTCCGTCCCAGCAGCCTGACCTGCATAGCCACACCTGTCTGAAATGACACCTTCACCAGCAACTCTCCCCACAGTCCCTGGTGCTTCCCAGGGCTAGTTAGaacaacagggtttctctgtgtagccctggctgtcctggaactcactctgtggaccaggctggcctcagtctcacgAAGatgcacctgcttctgcctttcgaGAGCTGAGactaatggtgtgtgccaccacctcccagtttctgtctatttatttatttaaaagttttatttatttattttatgtatatgagtatacactgtagctgtacacatagttgtgagcttcatctggttgttgggaattgactttaggaactctgctcactccggtggacccccactcactctggcccaaagatttatttattatatggaagtacactgtagctgtcttcagacacactagaagagggcgtcagatctcattacgggtggatgtgagccaccatggggttgctggaatttgaactcaggacattccgaagagcagctggtgctcttaccgactgagccatctcaccaatctcctctttatttttaattgtctttgAGAGGCTCTCACTAGGTAGCACAGGGGGTActggaatttacagagatcccctgcttctgcctcctgaacgcTGGCATAAAGGCAGgtgacaccacacccagctcacagCCAGTGAAGGCTAACCTTCCTGGACCCCCTGTGCCTGGGTCCTCACAGCCGCCTGTCATTTCTACCCAAATGTACTGGTGTCTCTGCTGTAACAGGAAGCCCACGCTTGATCAAGCCTAACCTCTAAGAAGCTCTATCTGCACTGTCACCTGCTTGAGAGGAGCGGCTCAGAATCCCCCAGCCTGTGAGTTTGGGGACGTCGCTTGCACCAGCCACTAAGGCAGATGAGAGAAACACATGCTGCCTGTGTAAGCCTATGTGTGGGCCCATAAAGACAAGCCATCATCACTTTGTGTCTAATGAGTCACCTACTTTGTCAGCTGGCCAACATTACCCCATCCCAGGGTTTCAGTTTACAAAAGTATGGGAGGACTGAGCCCAAGACCACAGTGCATGATGGGAACACCTTAACCTTGCCCCCACCTCCTCACAGGGGATAGTGGGCGGGGCTTCACCCTGGCCACGCCCCCAGCCCTTAGTGTGACTAACAGGATTCGAACTAGAAGACCAGCGAGTTTTATTCAACCACCGAGCAATATCTTCaagcatttgttttaattttttaatttttatttattttggtttttcgagacagggtttctctgtgtagccctggctgtcctggaactcactctgtaaaccaggttggcctcgaactcagaaatccgcctgcctctgcctcccaagtgctaggattaaaggcgtgcgccaccactgtccagccaaaAGAgcatttttttatgaaaatgctCCTAGTTCAGCTTCTGTCTTAGATCTAGGTGTCAGCCTACCAGCCTGTTACTCCTCCTATGGCTCAATGTACCCCTTGGTCAGAAAGTAAAATCAAGGCTCCACGGGAAGGAAAATCCTGGTGGTCAGGATATACACAATTTTCCCAGTCCTCCGTTTATAAAGCATACCTTCATTGATTGATTttggtgtgtgcgtgcgtgcgtgtgtgtgtgtgtgtgtgtgtgtgttgcacatgtcGCAGCAcggtggagttcagaggacaacttgctggaaaACCATTCTCACTTTCCACTTTGTGGGTTCCGAAAGCAAGTCGTCCACTAGGTGGCGAGCATCCTCAAgtgctgtgccatctcaccagacccatttttttttttcaatgtagtaGAAAAAATAGGTCTTGCCCTACTGCAGGGTGGGGGTGCCTCTTTGGAACTTAACTCCTTCCTCAGAAGCTTTCTAAAAATGCCTCCTCTGCCGATGACTTCCCCGGTCTCCATCTCCACACCCTAGCTCCCGCGTCAGGATGGGGACTACTGGCCCTTTAAGAAGCTCCGCCCACAACACGCCGCCATTCGTCTCCGATTGGCCCCGAGCGCGTCCGAGCGCAGCCGAACTTGACGCACCCGCCCGCAACCTGCCGGACGCACCTCCCACGCGGCTCCGCAGATCTTCAGCCAATCACCTCCCGGCGCGCCGAGACTAATCTGCATGACTCCACCCCTCATGGAGTCCTCAGCCAATTGGAGCGCTAGGCTTGGGTTCATTAGCATGAAGGCGGAGCAGGCGCGGGCGCTTGGTTGGAGCGTCGCCGCGTCCCAGGTCCCGGGAAAGTTTTTTCAGAGGTGAAAAGAGCCGGGAAGTCGGGGCCTGCGCGGGGCCGGGGCTTCGGGGCGCGGCCTCCGGGATTCGATCTCGCAACAAAGGATCGCGGGCCGTCCGGCCCGAGGACCTCCCCGCCCCGGGATCCGCCTCTCACGCCCGGGGTCCCCGGGAACCGGCCTGTGGTTCCCATCGGGGTGGCAGGCAGGACCCCCTGACCTTTGCCGGCTTCTGTTCCAGGTCCCGCCCGGAGTGACCATGTCCCACGGTCCCCGGCAGCCAGGCGCAGCCACCGCGTGAGTGCGCCTCCCCCAGCCTGTCCCAACCCTGGATATGTATGCCCTGTCCTCATCGTCGGGTACCCCTGGAAATGCCTGTGTCCACCTCGAGTATCACTGGTCATGCCCCATCTCCACCCCGGGTACTCCTGAACATGTCCTGCCCGCATCCCTGGAAACTCCTGAACATTCCCTGTATCCACTCTTGGGTACCCCTAAACACACCATGTCCATGCTGTCTCATCCTCAAGTACCTCTGCGTACCCCTGTTTTGGGAACCCCTGGTCCTGTCCTGTCCCTGTTCCCTACCTACCTTATCCCCACTACTGGGATTTCTGACCATGTCCTGTCACTCTTCGGGGATTTCTGTACTCCCTGTGGTCTTCCTCACGATCTCATCTTCCTCCTAGGCTCCAGGACCACCTCACCTCATCCCCCGTCTCCACCCCGCAGTGGTCCTCAAACCCTGggtccccacccccttttcccgGGCTCATGCGTGCTCCCACATACTTCTGTGATCTCCAATTACAAGAAGGGGATGTGTAGTTATGGGGCAATGATGCTGGCAACTGATGGATGACCCTGGTTTCTCATGTACCCAAGACCTGCGGGAGGCAAGACTCCAAGCCAGCACGGGGCCTTTGTAGTGGCTGTCAAGCAGGAGCGCGGCGAGGGTCTCCGAGCCGGAGAGAAGGGGCCCCAGGAGGAGGAGGTGAGTCCCCATCTGAAAAGCCTGATCCCTGGCTCAGCAACACGTACCTCACAAGTCCACACTATAAGATCCTCCCACTGCCTAGCAGGAGGCCACTCGCCAGCCTATCCTGTCAGTAGCTTCAGCCCCACCCTTAGAAGGCTGTCTCGGGACAGGACCATTGGCTCTCTAGAGTTctgatcccccccccccatctgctGTCCTACCACTAGGCTAGGCCACTCCCACATGccccagacccccacccccacttcccagaGCCCCTCCCAAGGACACAGCCCCCTCCTGCAGCCAGTGAAGAAGCGAGGCTGGCCcaaaggcaagaaaagaaagaagattctCCCAAATGGGCCCAAGGCCCCGGTCACTGGCTATGTTCGCTTCCTGAACGAGAGGCGGGAGCAGATTCGCACCCGCCACCCGGACCTTCCCTTCCCGGAGATCACCAAAATGTTGGGCGCCGAGTGGAGCAAACTGCAACCGGCAGAGAAGCAggtagagaccagaggaagggGTGGCAGAAACGGGAgggtcagccaggcagtggtggcgcacgcctttaatcccagcacttgggaggcagtcgcaggtgaatttctgagttcgaggccagcctggtctacagagtgagttccaggatagccagggctacaNNNNNNNNNNNNNNNNNNNNNNNNNNNNNNNNNNNNNNNNNNNNNNNNNNNNNNNNNNNNNNNNNNNNNNNNNNNNNNNNNNNNNNNNNNNNNNNNNNNNNNNNNNNNNNNNNNNNNNNNNNNNNNNNNNNNNNNNNNNNNNNNNNNNNNNNNNNNNNNNNNNNNNNNNNNNNNNNNNNNNNNNNNNNNNNNNNNNNNNNNNNNNNNNNNNNNNNNNNNNNNNNNNNNNNNNNNNNNNNNNNNNNNNNNNNNNNNNNNNNNNNNNNNNNNNNNNNNNNNNNNNNNNNNNNNNNNNNNNNNNNNNNNNNNNNNNNNNNaaacattaaaaaaaaaaaaaagaaaaaagaaagaggagggtcCCTGGGTCTTCTGGCCagcagtgagagaccctggctcaaggAACAAGTTGGACAGAGTCAGGTAGACCTGGAGAAGGGGTGCTCTCTCtaagggttggagggagggaggcaaggtgGGGGTTACGAACAGATCAGTATGAGGGGAGTTGGGGTCCTGGCCCTAGCCACCCCTGTGTGCCTGCCTACGTTTGGGATGCTGCCCCCCTCCCAGCGGTACCTGGATGAGGCCGAGAAGGAGAAACAGCAGTACTTGAAGGAGCTGTGGGCATACCAGCAGTCAGAGGCCTACAAGGTGTGCGCGGAAAagatccaagaaaacaaaattaaaaaaggtGAGAAAcccaggctgtggtggtacacacctttactctaacacttgagaggcagaggcaggtggatctctgcttttgaggccagcctggtctataaagtgagttccaggacagccagggctacacagagaaaccctgtctcgaaaacaaacaaacaaacaaaaacccaacaacaacaaaaaagaaaggtgaaTGGGCCCAAATCTCAATATGCATAAGCATAAAGGTTTACGTGGGGCCGTCCAGGTGGGGACTCTGGAGTGGGAGGGGGTCTAGCTgatctgccttcctccctccccattaGAGGACTCCAGCTCCGGGCTCATGAACACCCTCCTGAATGGGCACAAGGTAAGGGCCTCTCAGTCCAGAAGAGCTTAGGGGAGAAGACACATATGTTTCTAGACACATACCCCCCAAAGTGTTCCATTGATAAAGGCAAGACCACTGTGGAGATGTAGCAACTCCGTGGTGGGCATAGCTTAGTGGTGAAGTCATTGCCCAGAatgcacaggaccaagggctctaCCTCTACCactgcacacgcacgcacgcacgcacgcacggcACGCACGCGCAATTGAAAATTCTTTCGTTTAAAAGAGGTCCTCATGTATAGAGTGCTGACCTGGCATGCAGGAAGCTGGGGACTCCAATGCCGCTCAGAGTTAAAAACACTTACTGGTCCTGCAGAGGACTAAGGTTCACTTCCCGGCATCCCCTTGGCTGTGagcacagccacctgtaactccagttctggggatctgccaccctcttctggcctctgtggatactgcatgcacatgggaGACAACACATACAAtacaaacaaaggaaataaaagcaggcTGGGTGCTCCAGGCGACCCAAGTTCCAGAGATGTGGGTCCCCACCGAACTCATTGCCATGTCCCAGGGTGTGGACTGCGATGGCTTTTCCACCTTTGATGTTCCCATCTTCACTGAAGAGTTTTTGGACCAAAACAAAGGTGAGATTTTAGCAGGTGCTGGTGTCCTGGTTGTAGGAGGAGTGGAAATGAGAATGAGGGCTGGAGTCAGGACTGAGGTTCCAGGGGCCCGGGATGGAGGCGGTGGGGTTAGGATTaggaatggaaggagaaaagggtcAGGGCTGGGGTCGAGGACTGAGGGTGGATAGGGTCAAGGCTCAAGGGAGACGAGGTCAGGAGTAAGGCCAGCGATGGAGGGGGGTGGGTCAGGATGAGGCCAGAGATGAAGTGGATCTATAGCACTCCGGGACCAGTACAGTGCAGAGGCAGCCCAGGGCTCTGACTCCTGTCCCGCAGCACGCGAGGCGGAGCTACGGCGCCTGCGGAAGATGAACGTGGCCTTCGAGGAGCAGAACGCGGTGCTGCAGCGCCACACGCAGAGCATGAGCAGCGCGCGTGAGCGTCTGGAGCAGGAGCTGGCGCTGGAGGAGCGGCGCACGCTGGCCTTGCAGCAGCAACTGCAGGCCGTGAGGCAGGCGCTCACCGCTAGCTTCGCCTCCCTGCCTGTGCCCGGTGCGCAGCCCcctcaccaccccccaccccgccccagctCCGGTCCCGCCCACACTTCAATTAGGCCCCGCCCCAGCGCCGCTCCAGGCTCCACCCCGCCCAGTGTTCGTCCTATCGCAGGATGCAGACCCGCTTGTTGTGCGTAGGCCCCGCCCACGGAACGCCCCCTCTCAAGGCTAATTCCGTGGTCCCGCCCAGCTCCGGGCCTCGGGTCCTCCCCTCCCTAACCCGCCGAACCCGCAGGCACCGGGGAGACACCGACGCTCGGGACGCTGGACTTTTACATGGCGCGGCTTCACGGAGCCATCGAGCGCGACCCCGCGCAGCACGAGAGACTGATCGCGCGCGTCAAAGAGATCCTGGCGCGAGTAGCCAGGTGCAGGGTGTTGGAGGGGAGGAGTGGGGTGAAAAGGGAGAGCGTAGCTCTGCTCCAGGTCTTCATCACCTCTGTCTCACAGCGAGCACCTGTGACAGACCTCATGGACCCGGAGACGCCCGCCCCTCCCCATCCGCTGCCCAGGAAGAAGCTGCACCTTGGGGTCTCCAGACTCCCCACCAATGAAATCTCAACCGCATCCCTTTAGCTTCGAACCCCATCCCAGGTTGCAGAACCCGGGGAGACCTGCCCGCCTCGCAGGGAGGGTCACACTACAGTGGGTCAGGAACAGAGGAGCCACGGCCGCCTGACTCGGAtactccaccctcacccccagtGCTGAGCAAAACCCCAGGTCACTCACCATATAGCCAGGGGACCCGCTGCGCAGGCGCTGGCTAACCTGGCAGAGCCGGTGTAGGGGTGGGGCAGTCCAACAGCCCCTTCCCCAGCGCCTTTCATCACTCAATCTggacttttaaataaatgttgaataaaaacaaatgggTTTTCACTCAAGTTAATATTTGTGGCTTTGGGGGAGTGGGCCCACCTGTTTATGATTCTCCTGCTGCGGTGGTTTGGCCTGCCCTCCTACCTCTGGTAGAGGATCTCAGAACCTTCACTACACAGTTATCAGgtaggggaaactgaggtagaaTTGGGCTGGAGTCCCCTATCACCCTGTTGGCTTTGAGGGTCCTCTGTGGGTTTAGGGACAGGCTGGAAATTCAGTTCATCCAACCGAGTCCCCAGACTGGACTCAAGTGCACCTCTCAGAAATTTTACTGCTTTAGCTGGGTGGGGTggccacacctttagtcccagccaacactcaggagacagaggcaggaggaggatctccatgaattcaaggccagcatggtctacagagtgaattccaggacagccagggccacacatagaaaccctgtctcgaaacaagcaaaacaccacCACAGAGTTCTCCAGCCATCAGCTCGATCTAGTTCTGGAACATTCCTCAGAAGAAACCCTGACTGCATGAGCCTTCTCTGTGCCCAGTCTCCAGCCCTCTTACACCCACCACCCACTTCACATCCTTGGACATTTTCTACCACGGATGTCACACTGTGTGGCTTTCTATGCCTGGTTCTTTCAGTGAGCACCATTGACATTATGGGGCATGTTCTCTTCACGGCTGAATAATGCTCCATGTGCCCCAGGCTGTGGTGAGTCACTCTGGTGTGGCAGCCTgcgcctgtctgcttcctgtttgaCCATCCACGTCAACTCCCCCGCCCCAGGGCAGGAGCTGTGGGATGTGACAGATAGCTGTTGAGGACACCTCTGGCTCAAACTTGAAAGAGCCCTGCCAAGGGACTCTGTTTAATTAATGAGATAGAATATCTCTTAAAACTTCCCAATCCAACACACATATGCTGTGCCAATGAATtgtatccccccccccaaatgtgtTCCCATCCTCGCTCCAGAGCCTCCAGGCATGACCTTATTGGGAATCGGGGTGATGGCAGTGTAATTAACTTGAGTGAGGTCACGTTGGGGCAGAGTGGGCACTATGCCAATACTAGTGTCCTTTCGAGAGAAGGAAAGTTAGCACAGGCCTGGGACTGGGCTTCGTGACAACAGAGGCAGAAAGTGCACAGCATGCCTGTGGGCCAAGGACAGTCAAGGACGGCCAGAGTCGAGGGCAGCCTCCCACAGCCGGGGGAGGGGGCGCTGATGCCAGACCTCCACTTATCAACTGAGGAAGGATTAAGTCcatgtgagttttgttttgtgacaatgTCTcatatagccaaggctagcctggaattcaccatgtgtcaaggatgaccttgatcctcctgcctccacatccccaCTACTAGGTGGGGATGTTCCCAtacccagatctctctctcttgtctctgtctctctctgtctctctctgtctctccctttctctctctgtctctctctgtctctctgtctctctgtctctctgtctctctgtctctctgtctctctgtctctctctctctctctgaatgctTTATCTGTATGTacgcctgcatgccagaagagggcatcagatcccactacagatagcagtgagccaccagccagggctcttaactgctgaaccatccctTCAGCTTCTGTTGTTGACTCTCTTTTAAGCCACCTACTTTGTGACACTCTGAATCtagaagacacacacagcctcagGTATCCATTGACCCCTGTACCCCACTTCACCCACCACATACCTGGGGATCCCTGAAAAAGTAGCATTTTACAATGGTTtggtcttcatttcttttcttttaagatttatttattaatcccacttgggaggcagaggcaggcagatttctgagttctaggccagcttggtccatagagtaagttctaggacagccagaactatacagagaaaccctgtctcaaaaaaacaaaaacaaaagttttctttatttaacatacactgtcactctcttcagaaagacacaccagaagaaggtgtcagatcttactacagatggttgtgagccaccatgtggttgctgggatttgaactcaagacctctggaagagctgtcagtgctcttaactgctgagccctctctccagctggGTTGAgatagggattctctgtgtagccctagctgtcctggacctcactttgtagactgggattgccttgaactcagagatctaccttcctctacctctccagtgcttggactaaaggtgtgcaacctcactgcctggctaacaacaattatttttccaGGGGTAGTgaacacaactttaattccatcactggagagtctgaggccagaggatcaggaagggATTAGGGTCACCCTtgggtacatagtgagttccaggccaacctgggctacatgagattctgtctcaaaaacaaaacaaaacaaaaagtattaagGGAGAGATCTGAAGGTAGGGGCAGCAGGtggtctttaaaacaaacaggTAAGCAAGAACTCACTGGGAGCTCTAGGGACTCAGCCCCAGAGGAGAACCCAGCTTGTGCAAGAGCCCTGGGGCATGGTGAACCCTGGGGTAGCGCAAGGAGGGAGGCACGGAAGGCCAGATAGACAGAGGGACTGTACTCGGGAGTTCACAagcagggcgggggtggggggagcgggCTGCGGGAAGGAGTCTGCCGTGGACGGTGGGCTGTGTGCGGAGCGGAGGAGGACGAAGAGAAGGGCGGGCGGGGCTCCCCGAGAGGCCAAGACTGGACGCAGCACCCACAGCCCGGGGCCTCCCCCTGTTGTTCGCGGGTCCCCGGGGAGGGCGCGGCTGGCCCTGGCGGGCGGTTTCACCTTCCCCCGGGCGGCTCGGGTTCCCAGATCCGCTTACGCCCGGCTCCGCTATCGCGGGCCTCGGGGCAGGAGGCTCAAGATCCGGCGGACCCCGCGCACCATGGACAGTGCTGCGCCCCGCGAGCCAGAGGCCACCGAGCCCCCCGCCCGCGCGCGTCCGCGCCTGGTGTTCCGCACGCAGCTGGCGCACGGCAGCCCTACCGGCAGGATCGAGGGCTTCACCAATGTCCGAGAACTCTACGCCAAGATCGCCGAGGCCTTCGGCATCGCGCCTACCGAGGTGAGGGCGGACCACGGACACCACCCAGGCCCCCGTCTGCACGCCACGCGAAAGACGGGACCAGACTCTGGGGGTGGGGTTCCCATATCCGCCAAGGACCCGACCCAGCTGTCAGGAGCCCATGAATGGCCGATGGGTGGTAATCAGCTCCGTGGGTAGAGCAGTCACCTAGGGTTTGGAAAGCCAAGTTCCATCCCCGACACAAGATAAAGCAGGTGTAGTGATGTAAAGCCTGTTATTCCAAtactgggaaggtggaggcaggagaatggggaGTTCAAAGTTAGTCATCCTCAGATTTATAGTAAACTGgagggtcagcctgagctacatgaggccttatataaataaaatcacttttaatttttcttttggagggggggATTTGAAGACAGggtatctgtgtagccctggctgtcctggaactcactctatagaccaggctggcctcgaactcagaaatccgcctgcctctgcctcccaaatgctgggattaaaggtgtgggccaccagtTTATTATATGTGGGGGCACGAGAATACACAGTCGAGGTTGGGCAACAGTTTGTAGGGGGTCTGTAGTCTCCTTCCACAGGCAGTCCTTGGGAATCAAACAGGGTGGCCgcaagcccctccccctccctctctcacgaCACCAGCCTTCTTGTCCGTTTTCATTCCATTGCTTGTTCGTTTAATTAAGATAatatctcactttgtagctcaggctggcctggtatTCATTCT is drawn from Mastomys coucha isolate ucsf_1 unplaced genomic scaffold, UCSF_Mcou_1 pScaffold4, whole genome shotgun sequence and contains these coding sequences:
- the Hmg20b gene encoding SWI/SNF-related matrix-associated actin-dependent regulator of chromatin subfamily E member 1-related isoform X2; translated protein: MSHGPRQPGAATAPAGGKTPSQHGAFVVAVKQERGEGLRAGEKGPQEEEPVKKRGWPKGKKRKKILPNGPKAPVTGYVRFLNERREQIRTRHPDLPFPEITKMLGAEWSKLQPAEKQRYLDEAEKEKQQYLKELWAYQQSEAYKVCAEKIQENKIKKEDSSSGLMNTLLNGHKGVDCDGFSTFDVPIFTEEFLDQNKAREAELRRLRKMNVAFEEQNAVLQRHTQSMSSARERLEQELALEERRTLALQQQLQAVRQALTASFASLPVPGTGETPTLGTLDFYMARLHGAIERDPAQHERLIARVKEILARVASEHL
- the Hmg20b gene encoding SWI/SNF-related matrix-associated actin-dependent regulator of chromatin subfamily E member 1-related isoform X1, whose amino-acid sequence is MSHGPRQPGAATAPAGGKTPSQHGAFVVAVKQERGEGLRAGEKGPQEEESPSQGHSPLLQPVKKRGWPKGKKRKKILPNGPKAPVTGYVRFLNERREQIRTRHPDLPFPEITKMLGAEWSKLQPAEKQRYLDEAEKEKQQYLKELWAYQQSEAYKVCAEKIQENKIKKEDSSSGLMNTLLNGHKGVDCDGFSTFDVPIFTEEFLDQNKAREAELRRLRKMNVAFEEQNAVLQRHTQSMSSARERLEQELALEERRTLALQQQLQAVRQALTASFASLPVPGTGETPTLGTLDFYMARLHGAIERDPAQHERLIARVKEILARVASEHL